A stretch of Besnoitia besnoiti strain Bb-Ger1 chromosome Unknown contig00015, whole genome shotgun sequence DNA encodes these proteins:
- a CDS encoding uncharacterized protein (encoded by transcript BESB_028640), with translation MLSLSPALPLAGRRALRSRAAAAPLLPSVAFRSRLVASSSAVSSILERSVPAPPSSSSSAPSVSKDCVPAAEREGTLDLRATPAEARESPVSSRLPCPSLRRPYRDFLRACAKTFGEDFEARFYVTRQMTQLLRENPFNLPTDRLIRELKDASDFVRFHIIQAQLNPQTGAYRATPTDDHIRKGDVIELNGYDAERMQRLPWLSKKPGDALPSEAPRPSPTSKQQTTEAKF, from the exons ATGCTGTCGCTCAGTCCAGCTCTTCCACtcgccgggcggcgcgccctcagGTCgagggccgcggccgccccgctgctgccttctgTAGCCTTCCGAAGTCGACTTGTggcgtcctcgtctgcggtGTCCTCCATTCTTGAACGCTCAGTCCCTGCTCCCCCctcgtcttcatcttctgcgccttctgttTCGAAAGACTGTGTGCCTGCggccgagcgcgagggcaCTCTAGACCTGCGCGCGACTCCCGCCGAAGCCCGTGAGAGTCCAGTCAGTTCACGGCTTCCGTGcccttcgctgcggcggccctATCGGGACTTCTTGAGGGCCTGCGCAAAGACCTTCGGCGAGGACTTCGAGGCCAGGTTCTACGTGACACGGCAAATGACTCAGCTGCTCAGAGAGAATCCGTTCAACCTGCCAACAGATCGGCTGATTCGCGAACTCAAAGACGCGTCCGACTTCGTGAG ATTTCACATTATTCAGGCCCAGCTGAATCCGCAGACGGGAGCGtaccgcgcgacgccgacagaCGACCACATTCGCAAGGGCGACGTCATCGAGTTGAATGGCTACGACGCAGAGCGCATGCAACGCCTGCCGTGGCTCTCGAAGAAGCCGGGAGACGCGCTCCCTTCTGAGGCTCCGCGACCTTCGCCGACGTCGAAACAGCAGACAACCGAAGCAAAATTTTGA
- a CDS encoding tRNA synthetases class I family protein (encoded by transcript BESB_028650): MASPFTGGLPVWDETLLSAQIANLSTSPAPTSNAGAPASESALKNVHGRARISFREAEGSKRRRQKGLGGFTPLYESIVRGEKWSTPKPSSLSLEEKYELCLSIAQECIQPEELRALLEKKPFPLCYDGFEPSGRMHVAQGLLKVTNVNKLTRAGCVFVFWVADWFAMLNNKMGGDLKKIQKVGEYFIEVWKAAGMDMQNVRFLWASEEINRNSDQYWMQVMQIARSFTITRIKRCSQIMGRQEGDDQPAAQILYPCMQCADIFYLGADICQLGMDQRKVNMLAREYCDEIKRKLKPIILSHQMLPGLLEGQEKMSKSNPDSAIFMEDTEVEVNRKIKKAFCPPGVIEGNPCAAYVEKLVFAAFGEFTVKRSEANGGDIVYKSVEEFRNAYISGDLHPGDLKESLARELNRRLDPIRKHFTENEHAKQLLQQIKAYKVTK, translated from the exons ATGGCATCGCCGTTCACTGGAGGCCTCCCCGTCTGGGACGAGAcgctgctctctgcgcaaATCGCGAACCTCTCGACTTCGCCAGCGCCCACCAGcaacgccggcgcgcccgcttcCGAG AGTGCCCTCAAAAACGTCCACG GGCGCGCCCGCATCAGCTTCAGGGAGGCAGAAGGGAGCAAGAGACGACGGCAAAAAGGCCTCGGGGGGTTCACCCCTCTGTACGAGTCGATCGTGAGAGGCGAGAAATGGTCGACGCCGAAAccttcgtcgctctccctTGAAGAGAAATACGAGCTCTGCCTCTCCATTGCGCAGGAGTGCATCCAGCCGGAG gagctccgcgcgctcttGGAGAAGAAGCCGTTCCCACTCTGCTACGACGGCTTCGAGCCCAGCGGCCGCATGCACGTTGCGCAGGGTCTGCTGAAGGTCACGAACGTCAACAAACTGACCAGGGCGGGCTGCGTCTTTGTCTTCTGGGTGGCGGACTGGTTCGCGATGCTCAACAACAAGATGGGCGGTGACCTCAAGAAA ATCCAGAAAGTCGGAGAATACTTCATCGAGGTCTGGAAGGCCGCAGGCATGGACATGCAGAATGTGCGCTTCCTGTGGGCCAGTGAAGAGATCAACCGGAACTCTGATCAGTACTGGATGCAGGTCATGCAAATCGCGCGGTCTTTCACCATCACCAG AATCAAGCGCTGCTCTCAGATCATGGGTCGTCAGGAGGGAGACGACCAGCCCGCCGCGCAGATCCTGTATCCTTGCATGCAG TGCGCCGACATCTTCTACCTGGGAGCGGACATTTGCCAGCTGGGCATGGATCAGCGAAAGGTCAACATGTTGGCCCGCGAATACTGCGATGAAATCAAGAGGAAGCTGAAGCCGATCATTCTGTCGCACCAGATGTTGCCGGGGCTTCTGGAGGGTCAGGAGAAAATGAGCAAGTCCAACCCAGACTCGGCGATCTTCATGGAAGATACGGAGGTG GAAGTTAACAGGAAAATCAAGAAAGCATTCTGCCCGCCAGGTGTCATTGAGGGCAACCCGTGCGCGGCCTACGTCGAGAAGCTTGTGTTCGCTGCTTTCGGAGAGTTCACAGTGAAGCGGTCGGAAGCCAACGGAGGCGATATTGTGTACAAGTCGGTGGAGGAATTCAGAAATGCGTACATTAGTGGCGATCTCCATCCCGGAGATCTCAAGGAGAGCCTTGCGCGCGAACTGAACCGCAGGCTCGACCCCATCCGCAAGCACTTTACTGAAAACGAGCACGCGAAACAGTTGCTCCAGCAGATCAAAGCATACAAGGTTACGAAATAA
- a CDS encoding histone H2Bb (encoded by transcript BESB_028660), with protein sequence MVAKKSAKAAKSKDSGKKGKGKKKRAESYSTYIFKVLKQVHPETGISKKSMMIMTSFISDTFDKIATEAGKLCKYNKKDTLSSREIQTAVRLVLPGELAKHAVSEGTKAVTKYTGK encoded by the coding sequence ATGGTGGCAAAGAAGTCTGCGAAGGCGGCCAAGTCCAAGGACTCTGGCAAGAAGGgaaaggggaagaagaagagagcggagtCCTACAGCACCTACATCTTCAAGGTGCTCAAGCAGGTGCACCCGGAGACCGGTATCAGCAAGAAGTCCATGATGATCATGACTTCTTTCATTTCCGATACGTTCGACAAGATCGCAACGGAAGCGGGCAAGCTGTGCAAGTACAACAAGAAGGACACTCTGTCGTCCCGGGAAATCCAGACGGCAGTCCGTCTTGTCCTCCCTGGTGAACTTGCCAAGCACGCCGTCTCTGAGGGCACCAAGGCTGTCACCAAGTACACCGGCAAATAA
- a CDS encoding uncharacterized protein (encoded by transcript BESB_028670), which translates to MSASAKGATSSLFEAIERLSCLRDSDTKDLPRLRILYFTELHGYRLLPYLFTTQVSAVSDSHAEENCTDDADITDEVILEHVFKIYRGLVLLSLRVSSDNFKMPEGLDAYFQGEERRKLLPPLASLRLLDSSAASKSLTWTDAEFQNFFTGQFDLRLDSEPLL; encoded by the exons ATGTCTGCTTCTGCGAAGGGGGCAACAAGTTCCTTATTCGAAGCTATTGAGCGCCTTTCGTGCCTCCGCGACTCTGATACGAAG GACCTTCCCCGCTTGCGTATTTTATACTTTACCGAACTC CATGGCTATAGGCTTCTGCCGTACCTATTCACGACCCAGGTTTCAGCTGTCTCGGACTcgcacgcagaagaaaatTGTACGGACGACGCCGATATCACGGACGAAGTTATTCTCGAGCAC GTGTTCAAAATCTATCGCGGACTGGTTCTTTtgtctcttcgcgtctcgtCTGACAACTTCAAGATGCCG GAGGGGTTGGACGCATATTTTCAGGGAGAGGAACGCCGaaagctgctgccgccgctcgcctctctgcgacTGCTGGACAGCTCAGCTGCTTCGAAAAGCCTCACTTGGACAGATGCAG AGTTTCAAAACTTCTTCACTGGACAGTTCGATCTCCGACTGGACTCTGAGCCTCTGCTATGA
- a CDS encoding uncharacterized protein (encoded by transcript BESB_028680), which produces MFAYLAPQGLLQHIQQRLTGLFKLPVCGREIWLDNRRHHACHECVLKRDFGPFSSSGNRAQARRIREFIEEGYARLRKDGEVSAMPPKNTCPDSEESENASSFTEESADNQLVFWTDKGMLHAAVIWLKADGARMSPSPSATRHHAEENAQCNEHSTEPKQTVESQGNLSNGVESPNRGKRQSIERSHPLQSAGCKKRFSGLACCMPFLSRKHPLQAGSPKPPETLQISAQSPEPPTAAEEKGEKGSEGRKQKRSKDVAAKPEHETNRTAGDTSNAPDYARSAEKVAHEGAEIKLPDGGVGETKLHGSVQEEKTNSDRPEEEPHEDSRAAVSSHSLNHVCEAEPAVEGSTQIEQNSVTLAAKQLVADLIKKASFSVCEGKGGNSSSRHAEVPALQLDKRLENGDTPLKMMGVSASQDNQRARGE; this is translated from the exons ATGTTTGCTTACCTTGCCCCTCAGGGACTTCTGCAGCACATCCAACAGAGACTGACGGGGCTCTTCAAGCTCCCTGTCTGTGGCAGAGAGATCTGGCTCGACAACAGACGCCATCATGCGTGCCATGAATGCGTTCTCAAGCGCGACTTCGGGCCCTTCTCCTCTAGTGGCAACCGCGCGCAAGCGCGGCGGATCAGAGAGTTTATAGAGGAAGGATATGCGAGGTTGCGCAAGGACGGAGAAGTCTCCGCGATGCCGCCGAAAAATACTTGTCCAGACAGCGAGG AGAGCGAAAACGCCTCTTCTTTCACCGAAGAATCTGCGGACAACCAACTAGTGTTCTGGACCGACAAGGGGATGCTCCACGCCGCGGTAATTTGGCTCAAGGCCGACGGTGCACG GATGTCGCCTTCACCTTCAGCGACGAGACACcatgcagaagaaaacgcccAGTGCAATGAGCACTCTACGGAGCCGAAACAGACAGTGGAATCCCAGGGCAACCTGAGTAATGGTGTAGAAAGCCCGAATAGAGGAAAGCGTCAGTCTATCGAGCGGTCTCATCCTCTCCAGTCTGCCGGCTGCAAAAAACGCTTCAGTGGGCTCGCGTGCTGCATGCCCTTCCTGAGTCGCAAGCATCCGCTTCAAGCTGGTTCGCCTAAGCCTCCAGAAACGCTTCAGATATCTGCTCAGTCACCGGAGCCTCCCACAGCTgcggaagaaaaaggcgagaagggaagcgaGGGTAGAAAGCAAAAGAGGTCAAAGGACGTCGCAGCGAAGCCGGAGCATGAAACCAACCGAACAGCTGGCGACACGTCGAACGCTCCCGACTATGCTCGCAGCGCAGAAAAAGTGGCCCACGAGGGTGCAGAAATCAAACTGCCGGACGGTGGAGTGGGAGAGACTAAGCTACATGGCTCCGTTCAGGAGGAGAAAACCAATTCCGACAGGCCGGAGGAGGAACCACATGAGGATAGCCGCGCAGCTGTCTCGAGCCACTCACTGAACCACGTTTGCGAGGCAGAGCCAGCTGTTGAAGGTTCAACGCAAATCGAGCAGAATTCTGTAACTTTGGCCGCGAAGCAGCTTGTGGCAGATCTGATCAAGAAAGCCAGCTTCAGCGTTTGCGAAGGCAAGGGGGGAAACTCCTCTTCGCGGCACGCGGAAGTACCCGCGCTCCAGCTGGACAAAAGGCTAGAGAACGGAGACACGCCATTGAAGATGATGGGGGTAAGCGCGTCCCAAGACAACCAAAGGGCTAGAGGTGAATGA